In Brienomyrus brachyistius isolate T26 unplaced genomic scaffold, BBRACH_0.4 scaffold44, whole genome shotgun sequence, the following are encoded in one genomic region:
- the jade3 gene encoding protein Jade-3 has product MKRQRASSSSDSSDNESPSTSFCSSNKYGSKLGTPVSEPKKPAEVFRKDLISAMKLPDSHHISPDDYYLLADPWRQEWEKGVQVLASPNSIPQPSVRVVAERPKEILFSRPRKYIQSRNQDPAEMGYVNILDLAEAVCRCDLDAMDLNWLQELNADLEMMGELTVDELTMERALEALERQCHDNMNHAIETEEGLGIEYDEDVICDVCRSPDSEEGNDMVFCDKCNICVHQACYGILKVPDGCWLCRTCVLGIDPQCVLCPKKGGAMKATRASTRWAHVSCALWIPEVSIACPERMEPITKVSHIPPSRWALVCSLCKLKTGACIQCSVKSCIIPFHVTCAFEHSLEMKTILDEGDEVKFKSYCLKHSKPKAAGGGGLSPVQQKPSTGMEKLGLRARKLRELEEEFYTLVRPGDLARDMALSPFVLDFIFQYWKLKRKSGFNKPLLPPKEEENALLEPKDEGIHTRMRMFMHLRQDLERVRNLCYMVSRREKLKLSHSKAQEQIFNLQVELINQELSAGLPLSCPPESGLIQPPPRITLKLKMPKVTLGNRKTAPKSGNGPLCPDHSANLCEKGSGGRGHGKGWSRRAGQVNGVTPSSREGSTPVKPIRPSGKPLALQAALHGRPSNGSGRPEQETVRSPKPNGSLERPVAQLDSPCQTSCERITQTGPYRKTAMDHFKRSFNEASVSLTRNTEGLRVHDKPPRKGSGKERPWTKLAAPQQTEDGYCPDLELSDSEPETQAHHWRGLRAHRASTGPKGPAPEHGRGMGRGKPMLGPRTSVQR; this is encoded by the exons GTCAGAGCCGAAGAAACCAGCGGAG GTGTTCAGGAAGGACCTGATCAGCGCCATGAAGCTTCCAGACTCCCACCACATTTCCCCAGATGACTATTACTTGCTAGCAGACCCCTGGAGACAGGAATGGGAGAAGGGGGTGCAGGTGTTGGCCAGCCCCAACTCAATCCCGCAGCCGTCCGTCAG GGTTGTCGCAGAGAGGCCCAAAGAGATCCTCTTCTCCAGACCAAGGAAGTACATCCAGTCCCGGAACCAGGATCCTGCTGAGATGGGCTACGTCAACATTCTGGACCTGGCGGAAGCTGTGTGCCGCTGTGACCTGGACGCCATGGACCTGAACTGGCTGCAGGAGCTCAACGCAGATCTGGAGATGATGG GCGAGCTCACCGTGGACGAGCTGACCATGGAGCGTGCCCTAGAGGCTCTGGAGAGGCAGTGTCACGACAACATGAACCATGCCATCGAAACTGAGGAGGGGCTGGGCATCGAGTACGATGAGGATGTCATCTGCGACGTGTGCCGCTCGCCGGACAGCGAGGAGGGCAACGACATGGTTTTTTGCGACAAGTGCAACATCTGCGTGCATCAG GCCTGCTACGGCATCTTGAAGGTTCCGGACGGGTGCTGGCTCTGCCGGACTTGCGTCCTGGGCATCGACCCGCAGTGCGTGCTGTGTCCCAAGAAGGGCGGCGCCATGAAGGCCACGCGGGCCAGCACCAGGTGGGCCCACGTCAGCTGTGCCCTCTGGATCCCCGAG GTGAGCATCGCCTGTCCGGAGAGGATGGAGCCCATCACCAAAGTGTCCCACATCCCCCCCAGCCGCTGGGCACTGGTGTGCAGCCTCTGCAAGCTGAAGACGGGGGCATGCATCCAG TGCTCTGTGAAGAGCTGCATCATTCCGTTCCACGTCACCTGCGCCTTCGAGCACAGCCTGGAGATGAAGACCATCTTGGACGAGGGTGATGAGGTCAAATTCAAGTCCTACTGCCTGAAGCACAGCAAGCCCAAggcagcaggtggggggggaCTCAGCCCGGTCCAGCAGAAGCCCTCCACGGGGATGGAGAAGCTAGGCCTGCGAGCCCGCAAGCTGCGTGAGCTGGAGGAGGAGTTCTACACACTGGTGCGTCCTGGGGACCTGGCCCGGGACATGGCGCTGTCCCCTTTCGTCCTGGACTTCATCTTCCAGTACTGGAAGCTTAAACGCAAGAGCGGCTTCAACAAGCCCCTCCTCCCTCCCAAGGAGGAGGAGAACGCTCTCCTGGAGCCCAAGGACGAAGGCATCCACACCCGCATGCGCATGTTCATGCACCTGCGACAGGATCTGGAGAGG GTGAGGAACCTGTGCTACATGGTGAGCCGCCGGGAGAAGCTGAAGCTGTCCCACAGCAAAGCCCAGGAGCAGATCTTCAACCTGCAGGTGGAGCTGATTAACCAGGAGCTGTCAGCAG GTCTTCCCCTGTCCTGCCCTCCTGAGAGTGGGCTGATTCAGCCCCCCCCAAGGATAACACTGAAGCTGAAGATGCCCAAGGTCACCCTTGGAAACAGAAAGACGGCCCCCAAGTCTGGCAACGGGCCTCTGTGTCCAGACCACAGCGCAAACCTTTGCGAGAAGGGCAGTGGTGGGCGGGGTCATGGCAAGGGGTGGAGCCGGAGGGCGGGCCAGGTGAATGGGGTCACTCCGAGCTCGAGGGAAGGCAGCACGCCAGTTAAACCTATCAGGCCGTCAGGGAAACCCCTAGCGTTGCAAGCAGCTCTGCACGGCCGCCCTTCCAATGGCAGTGGGAGACCAGAACAAGAGACTGTCCGAAGCCCCAAGCCCAATGGAAGCCTGGAGCGGCCCGTGGCCCAGCTGGATAGCCCCTGCCAAACATCCTGTGAACGGATCACCCAAACAGGCCCCTACAGAAAGACTGCCATGGACCACTTCAAGCGGTCCTTCAACGAGGCCTCGGTCAGCCTGACCCGAAACACAGAGGGTCTCCGCGTTCACGACAAGCCCCCACGGAAGGGGTCCGGCAAGGAGCGGCCATGGACCAAGTTGGCGGCGCCGCAGCAGACTGAAGACGGGTACTGCCCCGATTTGGAACTCAGCGACTCGGAGCCTGAGACCCAGGCCCATCACTGGCGGGGGCTACGGGCGCACCGGGCCAGCACGGGGCCGAAGGGCCCAGCCCCGGAACACGGAAGGGGTATGGGCCGGGGCAAGCCGATGTTGGGGCCTAGGACTTCCGTGCAAAGGTGA
- the rgn gene encoding regucalcin, translating into MSSVKVECVIKERNRVAESPVWEEGDGTLLFVDIFGQKIKRWDPVTNRIQSLATENLVGSVVPRQRGGYVAAEGRRFIAVDWEKQSVTAIAQIDRQRDNVRFNDGKVDPAGRFFAGTMGLETKPAELEREQGALYSLHPDHTVHMHFDQVTLSNGLDWSSDLRTFYYIDSLSYRVDAFDYSVATGSISNRREVYRLEKDEGIPDGMCVDVEGRLWVACYNGGRVLRIDPQTGTRMQTVKLPVDKITSCCFGGKDFCDLYVTSASYGMDDAALACQPEAGSVFKITGLGAKGMAPYSFEG; encoded by the exons ATGTCTTCCGTCAAGGTCGAGTGCGTTATAAAGGAGAGGAACAGGGTTGCAGAAAGCCCAGTATGGGAAGAAGGGGACGGCACACTGCTGTTTGTAGATATTTTTGGACAGAAGATCAAAAGATGGGACCCCGTGACCAATCGGATACAGAGCTTGGCTACAG AAAATCTGGTGGGCTCAGTGGTGCCCCGGCAGCGTGGCGGGTACGTGGCTGCGGAGGGCAGACGCTTCATCGCCGTAGACTGGGAGAAGCAGTCCGTCACGGCCATCGCCCAAATCGACCGGCAGCGAGACAACGTCCGGTTCAACGACGGCAAAGTGGACCCGGCGGGCCGCTTTTTTGCAG GAACCATGGGTTTGGAGACGAAGCCGGCGGAACTGGAGAGGGAGCAGGGTGCCCTGTATTCACTGCACCCCGACCACACTGTGCACATGCACTTCGACCAGGTCACCCTCTCCAACGGCCTGGACTGGTCGTCAGACCTCCGCACCTTCTACTACATCGACAGCTTATCCTACAGGGTGGATGCATTTGACTACAGCGTAGCAACAGGAAGCATCA GTAACCGCAGGGAGGTGTACCGGCTGGAGAAGGACGAGGGCATTCCCGACGGCATGTGCGTTGATGTGGAGGGCAGGCTATGGGTGGCGTGTTACAACGGAGGACGGGTTCTGCGCATCGACCCCCAGACAG GCACACGGATGCAGACTGTGAAGCTGCCCGTAGATAAAATCACCTCCTGCTGCTTCGGCGGTAAGGATTTCTGTGACCTATACGTCACGTCGGCGTCATACGGAATGGATGATGCTGCCCTGGCCTGCCAGCCTGAGGCCGGATCCGTCTTTAAG aTCACCGGTCTTGGTGCTAAAGGAATGGCTCCATATTCTTTTGAGGGATAA
- the plcxd1 gene encoding PI-PLC X domain-containing protein 1 isoform X2, translating into MSLMGRSTSDSIGPLGGLPADSWMSHLPSALWDMPLCNLAIPGSHNTITYCLDKNDRSPVDLAQPDVLQTLDKYMKPLIRPFVYRWAMAQETSVKEQLDCGVRYCDLRIARRPNDSSTHLYFYHGVYTTVTVEEIREWLDMHPKEVVILSFSHFLELNLDFHNLLIQTIKDVFVSKLCPKTEPITLRNLWQLGYQVIVSYEHNIKNVHNELWSHIPYWWANKCKAEALIEEFEKRRKQQDRPGGFYVTGINLTEDLKYIFSHPTESLKDLVMSTYPVLLEWVKGLCPGSNPGSINIIAGDFVTESHLVPTVIALNEKLLNRI; encoded by the exons ATGTCGTTGATGGGAAGATCGACTTCAGATAGTATCGGGCCCCTAGGCGGCCTCCCGGCGGACAGCTGGATGTCTCACCTGCCGTCTGCGCTGTGGGACATGCCTCTCTGCAACTTGGCTATCCCAG GTAGCCACAACACAATAACTTACTGTCTGGATAAAAACGACAGGTCTCCAGTCGACCTGGCACAGCCCGATGTTCTTCAGACGCTGGACAAGTACATGAAACCCCTGATTCGCCCATTTGTGTACAGGTGGGCGATGGCGCAG GAAACCAGTGTGAAGGAGCAGCTGGATTGTGGGGTGAGGTACTGTGACCTCAGGATCGCTCGGCGACCCAACGACAGCTCGACGCACCTGTACTTCTACCACGGCGTCTACACCACAGTGACTGTAGAG gagatcAGAGAGTGGCTGGACATGCATCCTAAGGAGGTGGTCATCTTGTCCTTCAGTCACTTCCTGGAGCTCAACCTGGACTTTCACAACCTTCTGATTCAGACCATAAAAGACGTGTTTGTCTCAAAACTGTGCCCAAAAACG GAACCCATAACTCTGCGGAACCTCTGGCAGCTGGGTTACCAGGTGATCGTCTCCTACGAGCACAACATTAAAAACGTACACAATGAGCTCTGGTCCCACATCCCCTACTGGTGGGCCAACAAGTGCAAAGCAGAAGCTCTAATTGAGGAGTTTGAGAAGCGAAGGAAACAGCAGGATCGCCCAG GGGGCTTCTATGTAACCGGCATTAACCTCACAGAAGACCTGAAGTACATCTTCTCGCACCCTACTGAGTccttgaaggacctggtgatgTCCACCTACCCGGTGCTGCTGGAGTGGGTCAAGGGCTTATGTCCTGGGTCCAATCCTGGCTCCATCAACATCATAGCAGGGGACTTTGTGACAGAGAGTCACCTGGTGCCAACAGTCATTGCACTGAATGAGAAACTGCTCAACCGGATTTAA
- the plcxd1 gene encoding PI-PLC X domain-containing protein 1 isoform X1 → MSLMGRSTSDSIGPLGGLPADSWMSHLPSALWDMPLCNLAIPGSHNTITYCLDKNDRSPVDLAQPDVLQTLDKYMKPLIRPFVYRWAMAQETSVKEQLDCGVRYCDLRIARRPNDSSTHLYFYHGVYTTVTVEAVLKEIREWLDMHPKEVVILSFSHFLELNLDFHNLLIQTIKDVFVSKLCPKTEPITLRNLWQLGYQVIVSYEHNIKNVHNELWSHIPYWWANKCKAEALIEEFEKRRKQQDRPGGFYVTGINLTEDLKYIFSHPTESLKDLVMSTYPVLLEWVKGLCPGSNPGSINIIAGDFVTESHLVPTVIALNEKLLNRI, encoded by the exons ATGTCGTTGATGGGAAGATCGACTTCAGATAGTATCGGGCCCCTAGGCGGCCTCCCGGCGGACAGCTGGATGTCTCACCTGCCGTCTGCGCTGTGGGACATGCCTCTCTGCAACTTGGCTATCCCAG GTAGCCACAACACAATAACTTACTGTCTGGATAAAAACGACAGGTCTCCAGTCGACCTGGCACAGCCCGATGTTCTTCAGACGCTGGACAAGTACATGAAACCCCTGATTCGCCCATTTGTGTACAGGTGGGCGATGGCGCAG GAAACCAGTGTGAAGGAGCAGCTGGATTGTGGGGTGAGGTACTGTGACCTCAGGATCGCTCGGCGACCCAACGACAGCTCGACGCACCTGTACTTCTACCACGGCGTCTACACCACAGTGACTGTAGAG gctgtcctgaaggagatcAGAGAGTGGCTGGACATGCATCCTAAGGAGGTGGTCATCTTGTCCTTCAGTCACTTCCTGGAGCTCAACCTGGACTTTCACAACCTTCTGATTCAGACCATAAAAGACGTGTTTGTCTCAAAACTGTGCCCAAAAACG GAACCCATAACTCTGCGGAACCTCTGGCAGCTGGGTTACCAGGTGATCGTCTCCTACGAGCACAACATTAAAAACGTACACAATGAGCTCTGGTCCCACATCCCCTACTGGTGGGCCAACAAGTGCAAAGCAGAAGCTCTAATTGAGGAGTTTGAGAAGCGAAGGAAACAGCAGGATCGCCCAG GGGGCTTCTATGTAACCGGCATTAACCTCACAGAAGACCTGAAGTACATCTTCTCGCACCCTACTGAGTccttgaaggacctggtgatgTCCACCTACCCGGTGCTGCTGGAGTGGGTCAAGGGCTTATGTCCTGGGTCCAATCCTGGCTCCATCAACATCATAGCAGGGGACTTTGTGACAGAGAGTCACCTGGTGCCAACAGTCATTGCACTGAATGAGAAACTGCTCAACCGGATTTAA
- the LOC125722960 gene encoding PI-PLC X domain-containing protein 1-like, whose translation MEGTRGKVKLGTESDCADWMSQLPEDLWNIPLSSLAIPGSHDTMTYCLDRSSPLVSEPPILSVMDFIVPCITRPCLYKWGTTQEQQVAAQLDAGIRYLDLRIAHKRGDFSCAFYFAHGIYTLLTVEDALSDIAAWLKSHRKEVVILACSMFDGLNDEHHKLLIGLIINLFGDKICPNTVNPSLGIMWKLGYQVIVSYDHEAGSSYEELWHQIPYWWANELDPQKVIAYLEAQKRVGRPDGFFVAGLNLTENARYIVTHPCQSLNSLTTRSYSAFLEWVPTQSPGLGRACLNIICGDFVVGMKRFASMVIDLNKKLL comes from the exons ATGGAGGGCACAAGAGGAAAGGTGAAATTAGGAACCGAGTCGGACTGCGCAGACTGGATGTCCCAACTACCCGAAGATCTATGGAATATTCCTCTGAGCAGTCTTGCGATCCCAG GAAGTCACGATACCATGACATACTGTTTGGACCGCAGCTCTCCTCTGGTGTCGGAGCCCCCGATTCTGAGCGTGATGGACTTCATCGTGCCGTGTATAACCCGCCCGTGTCTCTATAAGTGGGGGACCACGCAG GAACAGCAGGTCGCTGCCCAGCTCGACGCCGGTATACGATACTTAGACCTACGGATCGCACACAAGAGAGGCGATTTCTCCTGTGCCTTTTACTTTGCTCACGGGATTTATACCCTCCTGACGGTGGAA GACGCTCTCAGCGATATCGCTGCCTGGCTGAAATCTCACAGAAAGGAAGTGGTTATTCTTGCATGTTCCATGTTTGATGGTTTGAATGACGAGCACCACAAGCTTTTGATTGGTTTAATCATTAACTTGTTCGGGGACAAAATTTGTCCTAACACG GTAAATCCTTCGCTGGGGATCATGTGGAAACTGGGCTATCAGGTCATAGTCTCTTATGACCATGAAGCAGGTTCCTCTTATGAAGAACTGTGGCATCAGATCCCCTACTGGTGGGCTAATGAGCTGGACCCTCAAAAAGTCATTGCATACCTGGAAGCCCAGAAGCGCGTTGGGAGGCCTG ATGGATTTTTTGTGGCCGGACTCAATCTCACAGAGAATGCCAGATATATTGTGACTCACCCTTGCCAGTCCCTGAACAGCCTGACAACGAGGAGTTACTCCGCCTTTTTGGAATGGGTGCCGACTCAGAGTCCCGGGCTAGGGAGAGCCTGCCTGAATATCATTTGCGGAGACTTTGTAGTCGGAATGAAACGTTTTGCCTCAATGGTCATTGATCTCAATAAGAAGCTTTTGTAA